From the Lathyrus oleraceus cultivar Zhongwan6 chromosome 4, CAAS_Psat_ZW6_1.0, whole genome shotgun sequence genome, one window contains:
- the LOC127076388 gene encoding receptor-like serine/threonine-protein kinase ALE2, with protein sequence MGLLLILLLIKLHFGLSIQQVHEYSDTNLPHFRFSGHLSIAVPPSYVSSSIAQPPAKSSPGVPASIALPPYKSTARAPTKKQKHGSLDSPISHHKHHYSGKKNRNPTLGPTSTIQAPTYSNQGPSFLKPQPPFSSPKSKFIHAPVPAPSPAFRSGHLDVPSLPPRISPIGSSLNKIKTPPPAYALVLPPPPPNKDCLSVTCSEPLTYTPPGSPCGCVWPLQVKIRVSIATYKCFPLVSKLADEIAASAMLNHTQVRIVGADAANQQLEKTNIIINLVPKGVKFDDTAALLIYRKFWHREILIDDSLFGTYEVLYVHYPGLPPSPPSIPSGVSNVDDGPNQGHDNNGMMMKPLGVAIPKKKKEGSNGRMIFIIVLSSVTVFVLFLGLAWLCLLKYSSCIHQHEKASDSLMSSSSKHLRAAGPLNHGIMSGSGSRSFGSGTIAFTRSAKNFSLNDLEKATNNFDSSRILGEGGFGLVYKGVLNDGRDVAVKILKRDDQRGGREFLAEVEMLGRLHHRNLVKLIGICIEKKTRCLVYELVPNGSVESHLHGADKESDPLNWSARVKIALGAARGLAYLHEDSNPYVIHRDFKSSNILLEHDFTPKVSDFGLARTALEEGNKHISTHVMGTFGYLAPEYAMTGHLLVKSDVYSYGVVLLELLTGRKPVDLSQPPGQENLVTWVRPLLTSNEGLQTIIDPDVKPNVSIDTVVKVAAIASMCVQPEVSQRPFMGEVVQALQLVCSEFEETNCIKSSNIHEDDLAITNLEGKFMEVSNERVESSECQKTLYGYQSGEENVRLSASELLSTSGREFESFRRKSTSGPLTTEKKRHFWQNLRGLSKGSSTKDHGFSSKLWPGGSH encoded by the exons ATGGGACTTTTGCTAATTTTGCTGCTAATTAAGCTGCATTTTGGCCTCAGTATTCAACAGGTTCATGAATATTCAG ACACCAACCTACCACATTTCAGATTCAGTGGTCATTTAAGTATTGCAGTCCCACCTTCTTATGTTTCTTCCAGTATTGCACAACCACCTGCCAAGTCATCGCCGGGCGTTCCTGCAAGTATTGCACTTCCACCTTACAAGTCAACTGCCAGAGCTCCTACAAAGAAACAGAAACATGGTTCTTTGGATTCTCCAATATCACATCATAAGCATCACTATTCCGGAAAAAAGAACCGCAATCCAACTCTAGGACCGACCTCCACAATCCAAGCGCCTACTTACAGCAATCAAG GCCCTTCATTTCTCAAACCACAGCCTCCTTTCTCTTCACCAAAGAGCAAGTTTATCCATGCACCTGTTCCTGCACCATCACCAGCATTTCGGTCAGGACATCTAGATG TTCCGTCTCTTCCGCCAAGAATTTCACCTATAGGTTCATCATTGAACAAGATTAAGACTCCGCCGCCAGCATATGCATTAGTTCTTCCCCCTCCCCCTCCTAATAAAG ATTGCTTATCCGTTACTTGCTCAGAGCCGTTGACATACACACCTCCTGGATCACCTTGTGGTTGTGTATGGCCACTTCAAGTTAAAATCCGTGTCAGCATTGCTACATACAAGTGTTTTCCTCTGGTTTCAAAGCTAGCTGATGAAATTGCAGCGAGTGCTATGCTGAACCATACACAAGTTCGTATTGTGGGAGCTGATGCAGCTAATCAACAACTAGAGAAAACCAATATTATCATTAACCTGGTACCAAAAGGAGTAAAATTTGATGATACCGCAGCATTATTAATATACAGGAAATTCTGGCACAGGGAGATTCTAATAGATGATTCCCTCTTTGGTACTTATGAAGTACTCTATGTTCATTATCCAG GTCTTCCACCATCTCCACCTTCAATTCCCTCGGGTGTTTCTAATGTAGATGATGGACCGAATCAAGGTCATGACAACAATGGAATGATGATGAAACCTTTAGGAGTAGCTATACCAAAGAAAAAGAAAGAAGGGAGCAATGGAAGAATGATTTTTATAATTGTGCTGTCATCAGTTACTGTTTTTGTACTATTCCTTGGACTTGCTTGGCTTTGTCTGTTGAAATACAGTTCTTGTATTCATCAACACGAAAAAGCTTCAGATAGCTTAATGTCATCCTCTTCAAAACATTTAA GGGCTGCCGGGCCATTAAATCATGGGATCATGTCAGGATCTGGATCACGTTCCTTCGGTTCAGGGACAATAGCATTTACAAGATCTGCCAAGAATTTTTCCTTGAATGACTTGGAGAAAGCAACAAATAACTTTGACTCTTCTAGAATATTAGGAGAAGGTGGCTTTGGACTTGTTTACAAAGGTGTTCTGAATGATGGGAGGGATGTAGCAGTAAAAATTCTCAAAAGAGATGATCAGCGTGGTGGCCGTGAATTCTTGGCAGAAGTTGAGATGCTTGGCCGCCTTCACCATAGAAATTTAGTTAAACTGATAGGTATATGCATAGAGAAAAAGACTCGTTGCCTGGTGTATGAACTTGTCCCTAATGGAAGTGTGGAATCCCATTTGCATG GTGCTGACAAGGAAAGTGATCCATTGAATTGGAGCGCCCGGGTGAAGATTGCTCTTGGTGCAGCTCGAGGATTGGCTTATCTGCATGAAGATTCCAACCCGTATGTCATTCACCGGGACTTCAAGTCCAGTAACATCTTATTGGAACATGATTTTACACCCAAAGTTTCAGATTTTGGATTGGCTAGAACAGCTCTGGAAGAGGGAAACAAGCACATCTCCACACATGTCATGGGTACATTCGG CTACTTAGCTCCTGAATATGCAATGACTGGCCATCTTCTCGTCAAAAGTGATGTTTACAGTTATGGAGTTGTGCTCCTTGAGCTCCTAACCGGTAGAAAGCCTGTGGATTTGTCACAACCACCAGGTCAAGAAAATCTTGTGACTTGGGTTCGTCCACTTCTCACAAGTAACGAAGGTTTGCAAACAATTATAGACCCAGATGTAAAGCCAAATGTATCGATCGATACAGTGGTAAAAGTTGCAGCAATTGCATCCATGTGTGTGCAACCAGAAGTATCTCAGCGACCTTTCATGGGAGAAGTTGTTCAAGCCTTGCAGCTTGTATGCAGTGAGTTTGAAGAAACAAACTGTATAAAATCAAGTAACATTCACGAAGACGATCTTGCAATAACTAATCTGGAAGGGAAGTTTATGGAAGTTTCAAATGAGAGAGTGGAGTCTTCGGAGTGTCAAAAAACACTGTATGGCTATCAATCTGGTGAAGAAAATGTAAGATTATCAGCTTCAGAGCTGCTCAGTACTTCAGGCCGGGAATTTGAGTCATTCAGGAGGAAATCAACTTCGGGGCCTCTTACCACCGAGAAAAAAAGACATTTCTGGCAAAATTTGAGAGGTTTGTCTAAAGGTAGCAGCACAAAAGATCATGGATTTTCATCTAAACTATGGCCAGGAGGATCCCATTAA
- the LOC127076389 gene encoding protein HOTHEAD translates to MASIHTVKFLLFFVPWFWTCNFLPLSQGKYDYPYIKKASSFSSPSISDTSLNKAYDYIIVGGGGAGCPLAATLSQNFSVLLLERGGVPFTNPNVTFLENFHITLADLSSTSASQYFVSTDGVFNARGRVLGGGTSINAGFYTRASSRFISKVGWDAKLVNESYPWVEKQIVHRPKFSPFQRAVRDSLIDTGVSPFNGFTYDHIYGTKVGGTIFDRFGRRHTAAELLASGNPEKLTVLVHATVQKIVFDTTGKNPKAVGVIFNDENGKQHEAMLGNDKQSEVILSSGAIGSPQMLLLSGIGPKAELENLNISVVLDNHFVGKGMIDNPMNALYVPSNRPVHQSLIQTVGITKKGIYIEASSGFSQSNSSIHCHHGIMSAEIGQLSTIPPKQRSIEAIQAYAKNKRDIPVEAFKGGFVLSKVSSAWSVGELKLINTNVNDNPSITFNYFSHPHDLKRCVEGIRMALKVVQSEHFTNYTLCKKKTAEKLLNLSVEANVNFIPKNANDTTSLEQFCKDTIITIWHYHGGCHVGKVVSPDYKVLDVDRLRVVDGSTFTESPGTNPQATVMMMGRYMGVKILRDRLGKLAGI, encoded by the exons ATGGCTTCAATTCATACAGTTAAATTCTTACTGTTCTTTGTTCCATGGTTCTGGACCTGCAACTTTCTACCTCTTTCTCAAG GGAAATATGATTACCCTTATATAAAAAAAGCGAGTTCATTCTCTTCACCGTCAATTTCAGATACATCATTGAACAAAGCTTATGATTATATAATAGTTGGAGGTGGAGGTGCAGGGTGTCCTTTAGCAGCAACACTTTCACAGAATTTCAGTGTGTTATTACTTGAAAGAGGTGGTGTACCATTCACTAACCCAAATGTAACATTTCTTGAAAATTTTCACATTACCTTGGCAGATCTTTCATCAACTTCAGCTTCACAGTACTTTGTTTCAACTGATGGAGTTTTTAATGCAAGAGGAAGAGTTTTAGGTGGTGGTACTTCTATTAATGCTGGTTTCTATACTAGAGCTAGCTCAAG GTTTATAAGTAAGGTAGGGTGGGATGCAAAGCTTGTAAATGAGTCATACCCTTGGGTTGAGAAGCAGATTGTTCATCGTCCAAAGTTTTCGCCTTTTCAAAGAGCAGTGAGGGACAGCCTTATAGACACTGGAGTCTCTCCTTTTAATGGCTTCACTTATGATCATATTTATGGAACCAAAGTTGGTGGAACCATTTTCGACAGATTCGGTCGCCGTCACACAGCTGCTGAACTTCTTGCTTCTGGAAACCCTGAAAAACTTACTGTTTTGGTCCATGCCACTGTCCAAAAGATTGTTTTTGATACAACAG GTAAAAACCCAAAAGCTGTAGGGGTTATTTTCAATGATGAAAATGGGAAACAACATGAAGCAATGTTGGGAAATGATAAGCAAAGTGAAGTGATATTGTCTAGTGGAGCAATTGGTTCACCTCAAATGCTATTGCTAAGTGGAATTGGGCCTAAAGCTGAACTCGAAAACTTGAACATCTCGGTGGTTCTCGACAACCATTTCGTTGGAAAGGGAATGATAGATAATCCAATGAATGCACTTTATGTTCCTTCTAATAGGCCAGTTCATCAGTCACTCATTCAAACTGTAGGTATCACCAAGAAAGGCATATACATTGAGGCTAGTAGTGGATTTAGTCAGTCCAACAGCAGCATTCACTGCCATCACGGTATCATGTCCGCTGAG ATTGGACAACTTTCCACAATTCCTCCTAAGCAAAGATCAATAGAAGCTATTCAAGCTTACGCGAAGAACAAACGAGACATACCGGTTGAAGCATTCAAGGGAGGCTTTGTCTTGTCAAAAGTCAGCAGTGCTTGGTCAGTCGGTGAGCTCAAGTTGATCAACACCAATGTGAATGACAATCCTTCTATTACCTTCAACTACTTCAGTCATCCACACGATCTGAAGCGCTGCGTCGAAGGGATCAGAATGGCACTTAAAGTAGTCCAGTCGGAACACTTCACAAACTACACATTGTGTAAGAAAAAAACTGCTGAGAAACTTCTTAACCTTAGTGTGGAGGCAAATGTCAACTTCATACCGAAAAATGCCAATGACACAACATCCCTGGAGCAGTTCTGCAAAGACACTATAATCACGATTTGGCATTACCATGGTGGATGTCATGTCGGGAAGGTAGTTAGTCCTGACTATAAGGTTCTTGATGTTGATAGACTTCGAGTTGTCGATGGTTCGACATTTACAGAATCACCAGGAACAAATCCACAAGCCACTGTCATGATGATGGGAAG GTACATGGGAGTGAAGATTTTGAGAGATAGGTTGGGAAAATTGGCTGGTATATAA